Proteins from one Dysgonomonas sp. HDW5A genomic window:
- a CDS encoding tyrosine-protein phosphatase yields MKKIILSLLVMGSVMISCKDSNMKIDKAQYSGKDVSGEASIIRNKETKSAELHIQSSGKWILYAGSSVEDIDFSKPVAEGEGSGTFSLNVPDSIRTYFQLVTPEGKAILAERHLPMTGGYNFRDLGGIKTSDGKYIKWGKIFRSDDLHTLTDDDLNYLSSISLVSIVDFRSPDEIKRSPDRLPASVKTDYAYSITPGNLLAAKSLTDLKESQMDSAMMEMNVLLVSDTSCVNKYKDFFTLLQEEKDVPLMFHCSAGKDRTGMGAALVLFALGVDENTIIDDYLSSNTYLGDKYAQYIAQNPNLKPLFQVKKDFLMAGIDQIKKDHGSVENYLTDVLGVDIQKFREKYLY; encoded by the coding sequence ATGAAAAAAATTATTTTAAGTTTATTAGTTATGGGATCGGTTATGATCTCATGTAAAGATTCAAATATGAAAATAGATAAAGCTCAGTATTCGGGTAAAGATGTATCGGGTGAAGCATCTATCATAAGAAATAAAGAAACTAAATCTGCCGAATTGCATATACAATCGTCAGGTAAATGGATATTGTATGCCGGAAGTTCGGTAGAAGATATAGATTTTTCGAAACCTGTAGCAGAAGGGGAGGGTAGCGGTACTTTTTCTTTGAATGTACCTGATAGTATCCGGACTTATTTTCAATTGGTAACTCCCGAAGGTAAAGCCATTCTGGCCGAACGCCATCTACCTATGACAGGAGGATATAATTTCAGGGACTTGGGAGGTATTAAAACTTCAGACGGAAAATATATAAAGTGGGGTAAGATATTCAGGTCAGATGATCTACATACCTTGACAGATGATGATCTTAACTATTTGTCAAGTATTTCTTTGGTTTCGATAGTAGACTTCAGATCGCCTGACGAAATTAAACGTTCTCCCGATAGATTGCCTGCTTCTGTTAAAACGGATTATGCTTATTCTATTACACCCGGTAATTTATTAGCAGCTAAAAGTTTAACCGATCTTAAAGAATCGCAAATGGATAGTGCTATGATGGAAATGAATGTATTGTTGGTAAGCGATACATCTTGTGTAAACAAATATAAAGATTTTTTCACCTTGTTACAAGAGGAAAAAGATGTTCCTTTGATGTTTCATTGTTCGGCGGGTAAAGACAGAACCGGAATGGGAGCTGCTCTGGTATTATTTGCTCTGGGGGTAGATGAAAATACGATTATTGATGATTATTTGTCTTCTAATACTTATCTTGGCGACAAATATGCTCAATACATAGCTCAGAATCCTAATTTGAAACCTTTGTTTCAAGTTAAAAAGGATTTTTTGATGGCAGGTATAGATCAGATAAAAAAAGATCATGGTTCAGTCGAAAATTATTTGACTGATGTTTTAGGAGTAGATATCCAAAAATTCAGAGAAAAGTATCTCTATTAG
- the ychF gene encoding redox-regulated ATPase YchF, protein MALQCGIVGLPNVGKSTLFNCLSNAKAQSANFPFCTIEPNVGVITVPDERLNKLAELVKPNRILPTTVEIVDIAGLVKGASKGEGLGNKFLANIRETDAILHVLRCFDDDNITHVDGTVNPVRDKEIIDTELQLKDLETVTARIQKVEKQAKTGGDKDAKRMYDILIQFKEALEQGKSARTVQFDNKEDEKAAKELYLLTYKPVMYVCNVDEASAVSGNKYVEQVRDSIQEENAQILVVAAKIESEIAEFESYEEREMFLSEIGLEESGVARLIKAAYQLLGLQTYFTCGVQEVRAWTFIKGYKAPQCAGVIHTDFEKGFIRAEVIKYEDFIALGSESAVKEAGKMSVEGKEYVAQDGDIMHFRFNV, encoded by the coding sequence ATGGCTCTACAATGTGGTATAGTGGGACTTCCTAATGTAGGAAAATCGACCCTTTTCAATTGTTTATCGAACGCAAAAGCCCAATCGGCTAATTTTCCTTTTTGTACAATCGAACCTAATGTGGGAGTGATTACTGTTCCTGATGAACGTTTGAACAAATTAGCAGAATTGGTTAAACCAAACCGTATTTTACCCACAACTGTAGAAATTGTAGATATTGCAGGATTAGTTAAAGGAGCCAGTAAAGGTGAAGGACTTGGAAACAAGTTTTTGGCGAATATACGTGAAACAGATGCCATACTTCATGTATTGCGTTGTTTTGATGATGATAATATTACTCACGTAGACGGAACTGTAAATCCTGTTCGTGATAAAGAAATAATTGATACCGAATTGCAGTTGAAAGATTTGGAAACTGTGACAGCTCGTATTCAAAAAGTAGAAAAACAAGCTAAAACGGGCGGTGATAAGGATGCTAAACGCATGTATGACATTCTTATCCAGTTCAAAGAAGCTTTGGAACAAGGAAAATCAGCTCGTACCGTTCAGTTTGATAATAAAGAAGACGAAAAGGCTGCTAAAGAATTATACTTGCTTACTTACAAACCTGTAATGTATGTTTGTAATGTGGATGAAGCAAGTGCAGTTTCGGGAAATAAATATGTAGAACAAGTACGCGATTCGATACAAGAAGAGAATGCACAAATACTTGTGGTAGCTGCTAAGATAGAATCTGAAATAGCTGAATTTGAATCGTACGAAGAGCGTGAAATGTTTCTTTCTGAAATTGGTCTCGAAGAATCGGGGGTTGCACGTCTTATAAAGGCCGCTTATCAACTTTTAGGTCTTCAGACTTACTTCACCTGCGGAGTGCAGGAAGTTCGTGCCTGGACGTTTATTAAAGGTTATAAAGCACCGCAATGTGCTGGTGTTATACATACCGATTTCGAAAAAGGTTTTATCCGTGCCGAAGTTATCAAATACGAAGATTTTATTGCTTTGGGTTCTGAGTCTGCCGTTAAAGAAGCAGGTAAAATGAGCGTAGAGGGTAAAGAATATGTGGCTCAGGATGGCGATATTATGCATTTTAGATTTAATGTATAA
- a CDS encoding M48 family metalloprotease — MKKYFLALALLATFSFAANAQFGKINVGKVTDAATKGVKAMTLSDAEISQYAQEYIDWIDAHNPVCSVTDTDPGKRETAERLAKIAAMFPIDNVNGKKLDIKALYVVDVNAFACANGSIRVFAGLMDIMTDDEILAVMGHEIGHVVNNDSKDAFKTALLTSALKDAVGSTGNTAAALTDSQLGSLGEALASAQFSQKQESAADDYGYNLLKQANQDPKAMAQSLGVLLKLEQEAGAGKTSKATQLFSSHPGLEKRIANLEKKK, encoded by the coding sequence ATGAAAAAGTATTTCTTAGCATTGGCTTTATTGGCCACTTTTAGTTTTGCTGCTAATGCACAATTTGGAAAAATAAATGTAGGTAAAGTAACTGATGCTGCAACAAAAGGAGTGAAGGCTATGACTTTGAGTGATGCTGAAATTTCTCAGTATGCTCAGGAATATATCGATTGGATAGATGCTCACAATCCTGTATGCAGTGTGACAGATACAGACCCAGGTAAAAGAGAAACTGCAGAGCGTTTGGCTAAAATTGCAGCCATGTTTCCTATAGATAATGTTAATGGTAAAAAACTAGATATCAAAGCTCTTTATGTTGTTGATGTAAATGCTTTTGCATGTGCTAACGGTAGTATCCGTGTATTTGCTGGTTTGATGGATATCATGACTGATGATGAAATTCTTGCAGTAATGGGACACGAAATAGGTCATGTGGTAAATAACGATTCTAAAGATGCTTTTAAAACAGCTCTGCTTACTTCGGCTCTTAAAGATGCAGTAGGTTCTACCGGAAATACTGCAGCTGCTTTAACAGACTCTCAATTGGGTTCTTTAGGTGAGGCTTTGGCTAGTGCTCAATTCTCTCAAAAACAAGAATCGGCTGCCGATGATTATGGTTATAATTTATTGAAACAAGCTAATCAGGATCCTAAAGCAATGGCTCAATCGTTAGGTGTGCTATTGAAATTGGAACAAGAAGCGGGTGCCGGTAAAACAAGTAAAGCTACTCAATTATTTTCGAGCCATCCGGGTCTTGAAAAACGTATAGCTAATTTAGAGAAGAAAAAATAA
- a CDS encoding SagB/ThcOx family dehydrogenase, whose product MKYILIAALAFASLVNINAQDIKLNEPVKTGGISVMEAFAKRQSSSEFSDKELSIQDLSNLLWAANGINRENGKKTAPSAQNSQDIDVYVALPNAVYKFDAQANNLILISEGDYRGLAGGKKDNPLPPSILYIVADASTYKPSAYNSIEHITDMNKVDAGIVSQNISIFCSGMGLGTKPRAQMNHAELKKALKLSDSQTLMLNHPVGYLK is encoded by the coding sequence ATGAAATATATTCTAATAGCTGCATTAGCTTTTGCTTCACTTGTAAATATCAATGCTCAAGACATAAAACTGAATGAGCCGGTAAAAACAGGTGGAATTAGCGTAATGGAGGCATTTGCTAAAAGACAATCTTCATCCGAATTTTCAGACAAAGAACTCAGTATACAAGATCTGTCGAACTTACTTTGGGCTGCCAATGGTATTAACCGCGAGAATGGTAAAAAGACCGCTCCATCGGCTCAAAATAGCCAAGATATCGATGTATACGTTGCCTTACCTAACGCAGTATATAAATTTGATGCTCAAGCAAACAATTTAATACTAATATCGGAAGGTGATTACCGAGGATTAGCAGGTGGAAAAAAGGATAATCCCCTACCCCCTTCTATTCTTTATATTGTAGCAGATGCTTCAACATACAAACCATCCGCCTACAACTCAATAGAACATATTACCGATATGAATAAAGTAGATGCAGGCATTGTATCTCAAAACATATCTATATTCTGTTCAGGAATGGGATTAGGCACTAAACCACGGGCACAGATGAATCACGCGGAACTAAAAAAGGCTCTTAAGTTGAGTGATAGCCAAACATTGATGCTTAATCATCCTGTAGGATATTTAAAGTAA
- a CDS encoding NAD(P)H-dependent oxidoreductase has protein sequence MVTIVLAHPWHGSFNKVILDTITDKLDTDNRPYHVIDLHKDNFNPVLTESELALYSKGGFSDPLVEKYQNLLKNSDHVVFIYPIWWMNMPAILKGFFDKVLLYGFAYNYEKGWNPLLNIEKSTVITTSEQATENFSESGDPVNDINKNCLYSVGIKNATWFNCDHITSGSDEHRKAFLDKIENHFKS, from the coding sequence ATGGTAACAATAGTTTTAGCACATCCCTGGCATGGTAGTTTTAATAAAGTGATTTTAGATACAATTACTGACAAATTAGATACAGATAATCGTCCTTATCATGTTATAGATCTGCATAAAGACAATTTTAACCCTGTTCTGACAGAGTCAGAATTAGCTTTATATTCAAAAGGTGGATTTTCGGATCCATTAGTAGAGAAATATCAAAACTTACTCAAAAATAGCGACCATGTAGTATTTATATACCCCATATGGTGGATGAATATGCCGGCTATTTTAAAAGGATTCTTTGATAAAGTACTTCTTTATGGATTTGCATATAATTATGAAAAAGGCTGGAATCCACTTCTCAATATCGAAAAATCTACTGTAATAACTACATCAGAACAAGCTACAGAGAATTTCAGCGAATCGGGTGATCCTGTTAATGACATCAATAAAAACTGCCTGTATTCTGTAGGAATAAAGAATGCAACATGGTTCAATTGCGATCACATTACATCGGGAAGTGATGAGCATAGAAAAGCATTTCTGGACAAAATAGAGAACCATTTTAAATCATAA
- a CDS encoding LURP-one-related/scramblase family protein gives MNNFPKFFETNEYFIDQKVNYFKFEAEYKVFGQDGNQIGLIKQRISTGHKILRLFLGKAMMPFLLEIVDTEGNTLAVIKRGWTFFMSEIAILNGHHEILGFIKQKWAFLKPTFHIMAANKTKIAEIKGDWKGWNFAISEANGQPIGTISKKWAGAMKEIFTTADKYNVSIREEYKENTDKIVVVSTAITIDMVLKESK, from the coding sequence ATGAATAATTTTCCTAAGTTCTTCGAAACCAATGAGTATTTCATAGATCAAAAAGTAAATTACTTTAAATTCGAAGCAGAATATAAAGTATTTGGTCAAGATGGTAACCAAATAGGCCTTATTAAACAACGAATATCTACAGGTCATAAAATCCTTCGATTATTTTTGGGTAAAGCAATGATGCCTTTCTTATTGGAAATTGTAGATACAGAAGGTAATACTCTTGCAGTAATAAAGAGAGGATGGACTTTTTTCATGTCAGAAATAGCTATATTAAACGGACACCATGAAATTCTTGGATTCATTAAACAAAAATGGGCATTTCTTAAACCTACCTTCCATATTATGGCTGCTAACAAAACCAAGATAGCCGAAATAAAAGGAGACTGGAAAGGATGGAATTTTGCTATATCAGAAGCTAATGGACAACCTATCGGAACAATCAGCAAAAAATGGGCAGGTGCAATGAAAGAAATTTTCACTACTGCCGATAAATACAATGTTTCTATCAGAGAAGAATACAAAGAAAATACAGATAAAATCGTTGTAGTATCTACTGCAATTACTATCGATATGGTATTGAAAGAATCTAAATAA
- a CDS encoding radical SAM protein yields the protein MSTLLFDEIVFGPIHSRRLGTSLGMNLLPYDGKVCSFNCIYCECGYNEDGRTKTALPDRKNVEAALEHKLLKLREENVKIDVITFAGNGEPTLHPHFAEIIDDTIELRNKYAPEAKISVLSNAMHIGKESVFNALKKIENNILKLDSAYIDTVNLIDQPNSPTYNIEKQVELFKKFKGDFILQTMFVRGSHNGKTVDNTTEKEIEGWLNIIKATHPKEVMIYTIDRETPEKNLEKVPLEELKTIGKRVEELGIKINIAG from the coding sequence ATGTCAACACTATTATTTGATGAAATAGTTTTTGGACCTATCCACAGTCGAAGATTAGGTACTTCATTAGGAATGAATCTTTTACCATACGATGGAAAAGTATGCTCATTCAATTGCATCTATTGTGAATGCGGATATAATGAGGATGGTAGAACCAAAACAGCTTTACCCGATCGTAAGAATGTCGAGGCTGCTCTGGAACACAAATTATTGAAATTAAGAGAAGAAAATGTAAAGATAGATGTCATTACTTTTGCCGGTAATGGAGAACCTACCCTACACCCTCATTTTGCAGAAATAATTGATGACACCATAGAATTACGAAACAAATACGCTCCGGAAGCTAAAATAAGTGTTCTTTCCAATGCAATGCATATCGGTAAGGAAAGTGTGTTTAATGCTCTTAAAAAGATTGAGAATAATATACTTAAACTCGATTCGGCATATATTGATACAGTCAATTTAATAGATCAACCCAATTCTCCCACTTATAATATAGAGAAACAAGTTGAGTTATTTAAAAAATTTAAAGGCGATTTTATTCTGCAAACCATGTTTGTAAGAGGTAGCCATAACGGAAAAACGGTTGATAATACTACCGAAAAAGAGATAGAAGGATGGCTGAACATTATAAAAGCCACCCATCCAAAAGAAGTAATGATTTACACTATAGATAGAGAGACACCCGAGAAAAATCTGGAAAAAGTTCCTTTGGAAGAACTCAAAACCATTGGAAAAAGAGTTGAAGAACTCGGAATAAAAATTAACATAGCAGGTTGA
- a CDS encoding YqaA family protein, whose amino-acid sequence MLDGFAEYGYIGLFLASFLAATILPFGSEFVFAALIAAGFDIWTCIIIASVGNWMGGMTNYYLGKLGKLEWIEKYLKIKKEKIEKIHLWLTGKGAIMAFFSFLPIVGDVIAVALGYMRANVYIVNISMFAGKFARYVLLAYGIIYGIEWLR is encoded by the coding sequence ATGCTTGACGGATTTGCCGAATACGGATACATAGGGCTTTTTTTAGCCTCATTTCTTGCAGCCACAATATTACCATTTGGCTCCGAATTTGTATTTGCTGCTCTTATAGCAGCAGGTTTTGATATTTGGACATGTATAATCATAGCATCCGTGGGTAATTGGATGGGAGGAATGACCAATTATTACTTAGGTAAATTAGGCAAACTGGAATGGATAGAAAAGTACTTGAAAATAAAAAAAGAGAAAATTGAAAAAATACATCTTTGGCTTACCGGTAAAGGTGCTATTATGGCTTTTTTCAGTTTCTTACCCATAGTGGGAGATGTTATTGCAGTTGCACTCGGCTATATGAGAGCCAATGTATATATTGTAAATATCAGTATGTTTGCAGGTAAATTTGCACGCTATGTACTTCTTGCATATGGAATTATATACGGAATTGAATGGTTAAGATAA
- the polA gene encoding DNA polymerase I has product MKLFLLDAYALIYRSYYAFIKNPRVNSKGLNTSAIFGFVNTLEEVLKKENPTHIAVAFDPAGPTFRHEAYEHYKAQRLETPEDIKLAVPIIKQIIEAYNIKIVEVPMYEADDVIGTIAKKAEKENMDVFMMTPDKDYGQLTSDRIFMYKPKFAGNGFDVLDDKAVMEKYNIASPLLMIDLLGLMGDSSDNIPGCPGVGAKTAEKLIAEFGTIENILENTANIKGTLKDKLENNKEQILFSKFLATIKIDVPIEFKKEEFERRNIDDEKIELLFEELEFRTLINRVLKRETKFVPKKEEAQGVLFEEFKEDSPEEKKYSTLMELKDMVYSYHLIDNEEEMVKLKDKLLGKDFCSFDTETTSVDPIDAELVGMSFSVEEGEAYYVPISADFDKAKSQVEIFREILENENILKIGQNIKYDIIVLKKYGIEVKGKLFDTMIAHYLINPELRHNMDYMAETYLNYKTIHIDELIGSRGKNQLNMRDLFPKDICNYACEDADVTLKLKNILEKEIEKNGISHLLYDIEFPLVYVLADMEYTGVRLDTKALKESSENLTKEMLNIEAEIFELAGVEFNVNSTKQVGEILFDKLKVIEKPKKTKTGQYTTSEEVLESLRDTHPVIGKILEYRSLKKLLSTYIDALPLLINKRDDKIHTSYNQTVTATGRLSSSNPNLQNIPIREGHGKDIRKAFIADPGCTFYSADYSQIELRIMAHLSQDPNMIDAFNSGEDIHAATAAKIYKIAIKDVTSDMRRKAKTANFGIIYGISVFGLAERLSIPRGEAKELIDGYFETYPKVKEYMDNIINTAKEKGYVETILGRKRYLPDINSRNATVRGYAERNAINAPIQGSAADIIKIAMNTIFERFRNENIRSKMILQVHDELNFNTFNDELSHVEQIVIEEMEKAYKLIVPIKADSGTGNNWLEAH; this is encoded by the coding sequence ATGAAACTCTTTCTCTTAGACGCCTACGCACTTATATATCGGTCATATTATGCATTTATAAAAAATCCGAGAGTCAACTCAAAAGGTCTGAATACTTCGGCAATCTTTGGTTTTGTCAATACTTTAGAAGAAGTTCTAAAGAAAGAAAATCCAACCCATATTGCAGTGGCATTTGATCCGGCAGGACCAACTTTCCGACACGAAGCCTATGAGCATTATAAGGCACAACGTCTCGAAACTCCCGAAGATATCAAATTGGCAGTGCCTATTATAAAACAAATAATAGAAGCATACAATATAAAAATAGTAGAAGTACCTATGTATGAAGCTGATGATGTAATTGGAACAATTGCAAAAAAGGCTGAAAAAGAAAATATGGATGTATTCATGATGACACCCGATAAAGACTATGGTCAATTGACCAGTGATCGGATTTTCATGTACAAACCAAAATTTGCCGGAAATGGTTTCGATGTATTAGATGACAAAGCTGTCATGGAAAAATACAACATTGCCTCTCCCCTACTCATGATCGACTTACTCGGTTTGATGGGAGACTCTTCTGATAATATACCGGGATGTCCGGGAGTCGGAGCAAAAACTGCCGAAAAATTAATTGCCGAATTTGGGACTATCGAAAATATTCTTGAAAATACTGCTAACATAAAAGGAACACTAAAAGACAAACTCGAAAATAACAAAGAGCAAATTCTTTTCTCCAAATTTTTGGCAACTATAAAAATTGATGTTCCTATAGAATTTAAAAAAGAAGAATTTGAAAGAAGAAATATCGATGACGAAAAAATAGAACTCCTTTTTGAAGAATTAGAATTTCGAACACTCATTAATCGAGTTTTAAAACGAGAGACAAAATTTGTTCCTAAAAAAGAGGAAGCTCAAGGAGTTCTCTTTGAAGAATTCAAGGAAGATTCTCCAGAAGAAAAAAAATATTCGACTCTCATGGAGTTAAAAGACATGGTCTACTCTTATCATTTAATTGATAATGAAGAAGAAATGGTCAAATTAAAAGACAAATTATTAGGTAAAGATTTTTGTTCATTTGACACCGAAACTACATCTGTTGACCCTATTGATGCCGAATTAGTCGGAATGTCATTCTCTGTTGAAGAAGGCGAGGCATATTATGTACCTATCTCCGCAGATTTCGATAAAGCGAAAAGTCAGGTAGAAATTTTCAGAGAAATTCTGGAAAACGAAAATATTCTTAAAATTGGTCAAAATATAAAATATGACATTATTGTCCTCAAAAAATATGGGATAGAAGTAAAAGGCAAATTATTCGATACAATGATTGCCCATTACTTAATAAATCCGGAATTGAGACATAATATGGATTATATGGCCGAAACCTATCTCAATTATAAAACTATTCATATAGATGAATTAATCGGATCTCGTGGAAAGAACCAATTAAACATGAGAGATCTATTTCCTAAAGATATTTGCAACTACGCTTGTGAAGATGCAGATGTAACTCTCAAACTAAAAAATATTCTTGAAAAAGAAATAGAAAAAAACGGTATAAGCCATTTACTATATGATATAGAGTTTCCATTGGTATATGTGCTTGCCGATATGGAATATACAGGTGTAAGACTCGATACCAAGGCTCTGAAAGAGTCATCAGAAAATCTGACCAAAGAAATGTTAAATATTGAGGCCGAGATATTTGAACTTGCAGGAGTAGAATTTAATGTAAACTCGACCAAACAAGTAGGTGAAATTCTTTTCGACAAATTAAAGGTCATCGAAAAACCCAAAAAGACTAAAACCGGTCAGTATACAACCAGTGAAGAAGTACTGGAAAGTCTAAGGGATACTCATCCCGTTATCGGAAAAATATTAGAATATCGCAGTCTTAAAAAATTATTAAGTACATATATTGATGCACTCCCTTTATTGATAAATAAAAGAGATGATAAAATACATACATCATATAATCAAACAGTTACGGCTACAGGAAGATTAAGTTCGAGCAATCCCAATTTACAAAATATTCCTATCAGGGAGGGACATGGAAAGGATATACGAAAAGCTTTTATAGCCGATCCGGGATGTACTTTTTATTCGGCTGACTACTCACAAATTGAGTTAAGGATTATGGCACATCTTAGCCAAGATCCAAATATGATAGATGCTTTTAACAGTGGAGAAGATATTCACGCTGCAACGGCTGCCAAAATATATAAAATCGCAATTAAAGATGTAACAAGCGATATGCGCCGCAAAGCAAAAACGGCTAACTTCGGTATTATATACGGTATATCTGTTTTTGGACTTGCAGAAAGGCTTTCTATACCTCGGGGAGAAGCTAAAGAGCTGATTGACGGATACTTTGAAACTTATCCAAAGGTAAAAGAGTACATGGATAATATCATTAATACAGCCAAAGAAAAAGGGTATGTAGAAACTATTCTAGGACGTAAACGATACCTTCCAGATATTAACTCCAGAAATGCCACTGTACGTGGATATGCTGAGCGAAATGCTATAAATGCACCCATCCAGGGAAGTGCTGCTGACATCATAAAAATAGCCATGAATACTATCTTCGAACGCTTCAGAAATGAAAATATTCGTTCTAAGATGATTTTGCAAGTACATGATGAACTGAACTTTAACACCTTCAATGATGAATTGTCGCACGTGGAACAAATAGTTATTGAGGAGATGGAAAAGGCCTATAAACTAATAGTTCCTATTAAAGCTGACTCCGGCACAGGTAACAACTGGTTAGAAGCACATTAA
- a CDS encoding polyprenyl synthetase family protein has product MDKKLLIAKPIASELERFTSYFRESIFCNNPRIQEIIDYIMKSDGKHIRPILLLLAAKACGEITETTYHSAVTVELLHTASLIHDDVVDESKMRRGIPSTNAIYDNKMAVLAGDYFLSTALIKSVLTGDMEIISAISGLGRSLAEGELNQLSLAKEIILDEAEYFEVIKKKTASLLSVCMKIGAQSVGASSDQVGRFEKLGEYLGVCFQLRDDIFDYFSNNVGKPTGNDIREGKVTLPLLYALKNTDSEESRKMMHIIEEANFSDADISALISFAKENGGIDYAYNKIEVFRKKAIEIIDTLENGEVKDALINAVEYVVERVY; this is encoded by the coding sequence ATGGATAAAAAGCTTTTGATAGCTAAGCCAATAGCTTCAGAACTCGAACGTTTTACTTCTTATTTTAGAGAGTCAATATTTTGTAATAATCCTAGAATTCAGGAGATTATAGATTACATAATGAAATCAGACGGAAAGCATATTCGTCCGATTTTGTTATTGTTGGCAGCTAAAGCTTGTGGAGAAATAACAGAGACAACCTACCATTCTGCCGTAACGGTCGAATTGTTACATACTGCATCATTGATACATGATGATGTTGTGGATGAATCGAAGATGAGAAGAGGGATACCTTCTACTAATGCTATTTATGATAATAAAATGGCAGTTTTAGCAGGTGATTACTTCTTGTCAACCGCATTGATCAAGAGTGTATTAACTGGTGATATGGAGATTATTTCAGCTATTTCCGGATTAGGTCGTAGTTTGGCCGAAGGTGAGCTGAATCAGCTATCTTTGGCTAAGGAAATAATTCTGGATGAAGCAGAATATTTCGAAGTCATCAAGAAAAAAACAGCTTCTCTTCTGTCGGTATGCATGAAAATAGGTGCTCAGTCTGTTGGTGCAAGCTCTGATCAGGTTGGTCGTTTTGAAAAACTAGGAGAATATTTAGGTGTTTGTTTCCAATTGAGAGACGATATTTTCGACTATTTTTCGAATAATGTGGGTAAACCTACGGGTAATGATATACGTGAAGGAAAAGTGACTTTGCCTTTATTATATGCTTTAAAAAATACTGATTCCGAAGAATCCCGGAAGATGATGCATATTATTGAGGAAGCAAATTTTTCTGATGCAGATATCTCTGCTCTTATTTCTTTTGCCAAAGAAAATGGAGGGATAGATTATGCCTACAATAAAATAGAAGTATTTAGGAAAAAGGCTATTGAAATAATTGATACATTGGAAAATGGCGAAGTTAAAGATGCCTTGATAAATGCTGTAGAATATGTTGTGGAACGTGTCTATTAA
- the deoC gene encoding deoxyribose-phosphate aldolase, translating to MTSTNKYIDILNQYKTAIKDEDIAAKVKEIISKKFAENNTVEVYKTLYSCIDLTTLNTTDTKEDVWKFTEKVNDFDGTYPDVNNVAAICVYPNFAEVVKEALTAQGVKIACVSGGFPSSQTFTEVKIAETALAVANGADEIDIVLNLGLFLDENYEELCEEIDEIKHACRDAHLKVILETGALKTASNIMKASVLSLYSGADFLKTSTGKVYEGASLEATYVMCTAIKEYTKKTGRKVGFKASGGIVTTEDAVKYYTVVKEVLGDEWCNNEYFRLGASRLANNLLDTIKA from the coding sequence ATGACTAGTACAAACAAGTATATTGATATTCTGAATCAATATAAAACTGCTATAAAAGACGAAGATATAGCAGCAAAAGTAAAGGAAATTATATCTAAAAAATTTGCAGAAAACAATACAGTTGAAGTATACAAAACCCTTTATTCATGTATTGATTTGACTACGCTTAATACAACAGATACCAAAGAAGATGTATGGAAATTTACCGAAAAAGTAAATGACTTTGATGGAACATACCCCGATGTAAATAATGTTGCGGCTATCTGTGTATATCCAAACTTTGCAGAAGTGGTAAAAGAAGCTCTTACTGCACAAGGTGTAAAAATAGCCTGTGTATCGGGTGGATTTCCATCGTCACAAACATTTACGGAAGTGAAGATAGCAGAAACAGCACTTGCCGTAGCCAATGGTGCGGATGAGATAGATATAGTTTTAAATCTAGGCTTATTCTTAGATGAAAACTACGAAGAATTATGCGAGGAAATAGACGAGATTAAACATGCTTGCCGTGATGCACACTTGAAAGTTATATTGGAAACAGGCGCATTAAAAACAGCTTCTAATATCATGAAAGCATCTGTATTGTCATTGTACTCAGGAGCCGATTTCCTGAAAACATCTACCGGAAAGGTATATGAGGGTGCAAGTCTGGAGGCTACTTATGTAATGTGTACAGCAATTAAAGAATATACCAAGAAAACAGGTCGTAAAGTCGGTTTTAAAGCCTCTGGAGGCATTGTTACCACCGAAGATGCTGTGAAATACTATACAGTAGTGAAAGAGGTTCTAGGAGATGAATGGTGTAATAACGAATATTTCAGACTTGGAGCAAGTCGCTTGGCAAATAATTTACTCGATACAATAAAAGCGTAA